The following nucleotide sequence is from Paracrocinitomix mangrovi.
ATGTTAGACTGTGTGATGGTAACCTTTGTTGAATTTGGATCAATCTCTTCAAAGATTACTTCTAGTTTAGAGTGTTCTGCATCTTCAGGAAATTCAACTGTTCTCCAACTTTGAAAAATTCTTTTATTCTCTTCTAATTGAAGGTTTTGACCACTGATGTATCCGTCCCAGGCTGTAAACCTGGCTGTTGAATCACTTGAAATTTCAGCTTCTCCTCCGGTCATATTTGTATGTCCATCTGATGAAAGCCAATCTTTATATATTCTTGCTGCACTTGCTGGAATTATAGCGTATACTAATAGTTCGTCCATGACAATAAATTTAGCATGTTGAATTTAGCAATTTTTGAAGGATAAAAATGTTAATTATTACCAACGGTAGAATTAAAATTTAACTGTTGAGCTGTTTCAACTGAATCCATATAGGGTATTAAAGATCCATCTTTTATTTCTTGCTGCAAAGAGTCAAAACTATAGGTTGAAGGATATAAGTTATGCTCAATTGTATGATCGTTGTAATCCATGAAAAAGCTATTGCCGCATTCAACCGGGCTTAACCAATATTCCTTGATTTCTGTTGTTGTGTCTGAATAAATATAAGTTGGTAGAGTAGCGTCAAATTCAGCTTCCCAATTATATGTTTTACTTATATAAAGCGGAGAATACCTTAAGCTTAGGGCGTTATCTTCTACTTTCCACTCCCCTTTTATAAAAGTTTCATCACCTTGACAAGAACTAAAATCATAGAAGGAATTATCATCATTGAAAAGGTAAAAAAACACACAGCAATCGCAGTTGTGTTTAAAACTGCAAGAGTCATTATCAGTAGGTTGAGCTAACGCAAACACCTTTCCTTCAAAAACATTGTCTGTAATAGTGAAAACTTCAGCCTTTTCAGCAGATTGAGAATCTGCTTGTTCTCCTAAACAAGCATTTAATAAGGTAAAAACAATTAACAACGGCAATAAATGACGAAATGCCGGTAATAAATTGAAAGAAACGAACTTCATTACATTAATCTAAAAACCTTTTTGTTGTTTTTAGATTTAGTTTCGCAGTCAATATATCCTTTATCGCAAAGTTCATAGAATTTGAACTGAACGATATGAACGTGACCGTCAAAATTAAAAGTAACTATACAAAGGTCATCCTGACTTTCGGTGTATCCGTTTTTGTACAATCGTTGAAAACGAACATTAGTCACCCCATTAGGTACCCCAAGTCCTTTTAATCCAGTTTTCAATTCGTTTAAATTGAAATTTCCATGTCTAACATGTTCCTCAGCCTCA
It contains:
- a CDS encoding SRPBCC domain-containing protein, encoding MDELLVYAIIPASAARIYKDWLSSDGHTNMTGGEAEISSDSTARFTAWDGYISGQNLQLEENKRIFQSWRTVEFPEDAEHSKLEVIFEEIDPNSTKVTITQSNIPEGDGKKYEDGWKAHYFEPMTEYYSQN